Genomic window (Daucus carota subsp. sativus chromosome 5, DH1 v3.0, whole genome shotgun sequence):
ACAACACATACTCAAAGACAGAAATTGGTCGAAGAACAGAGAAACTCGAAGCAAAAACGAAACCCAGTAAACGTATGAAACGCAGCAGTTAGTACAGGGCCACGACTCGGCACAGCAGAATCCAACCAGCAAAACTACAAACTCAGCAGGACTCGAACAAACCAAGAATAACCAACTCGTACAAAACCCGAACTCAAGAGCTACACAGCAGAGTGAACTCGGCAAAATAAACTCGACTCAGTAAAAGCAAAACATGGAGACTCAGACAACAACAGGACAAAAACGAAAGCATAGCCATCGACTCGATACTAACAGGGAAGACGACTCAGTACACTTCAGAAATCGACTCACTGACTCAGTAGAATAAGCTAGTCACTCGCTGTTGCGGCTCGGCAAAAGCCAAACAGAACAGTGGTGTGGGttgattttaaaatgaaaacagAGCAAGTGGGTCTGTTTATAAAACAGGGGAGATGGGGtgttttatgatttaataaaaaaaagaaaatagcaACACATATACTTAATCAACTGGACTGCTTAAACCGTGTATATCGATTACAAAATTTAAGCTGCCAATAAATCTAATGCCAAATTAAGAGGTTGTAATCTGGAAATATAAAGCTTAAGCCTCCACACAAATTAGTTTTGTATTGGACTTTAACCCTTTAAACTCTAATTCAAACAATAACAAGATCTAAATGAATTAAAAACAAGATGGAGTCTTCATTCCCAAAAGCCCTTAGGCAtatatggtggtactaagaagaATCAAGCTACTAGGAGaaagataaattaaaaagacaattcaagattaagctaaaagagatttgcatataaattaaaaagtgtatacaagcttggaaaggaaattggggctagcaaaatgtaaatctatctaagatactaactatagaaatgactaggtagaaaaaATGGGTAGGTGGCTAGGTTAGTAGGTTGCTAGGttggtgattacaagtaaaagaagaggggtatttataactaaagaattagggtttaggggtagggtggctccatcttgaccatccatgtgccttgtgtgttgggaagattgtggccctccatgtgtcccttacttcccaattccttttttttcttcttttcttttccttttcttctttttcttgcattttctcttctttctttatttatctacaatttcctgaaataaaataaataagcgattaatactacgaaaataaacaaaaaataggcacttaaatatgcaaaaatatggactaatcaataGCGATAGCTTACCTGAAAGGTTACTGTTACATGTTCCGCCAGGCGTTGTGTGGAATGGTTTATATAGCAGGGATAACTTTTGCATTGAAGGTTTAGAGAAAATGATGACTTTTTATAGTATAAAGCCTTATCATCTTGTTCTTTTTGATTATCATGGTGGGCCAAGTTTTAATTTGAAGATATTTAATCCTTATGGAGTGGAAATTAGCTATGATGTTGCGAGCAGAAGTAACTTTTGAATTGATCCTGCTACCAGTGTGTTGTCCACTTCAgagcttgaagttgaaaagctCTGTGGTACGTTGACCTTTAATGCATACCAAAGTGGTCAAGCTGTTTGTGATGTGGTGGTTCGAAACCGTTTTTTGCGTAAGAGTGGTTCTTATGAAGTAAGTAAATTGTCGTTGTTAGATTTGCAGAAAATGTTTGCTGTTGTTGTATTATAGATAAGCTTGAGAAATGCTATTTTACATGTATGTTGTGCTAATTGTTTTATTGTGGTGCATGTGTCCATATAAGGTATTGCAAAAAGATGAGTGGGAAAGGCTGGCACTGGTAGAGTCAATGGATTTTGTTAAACTGACTTATAAAAGTGTGACCTGGGTTGTCAAGTTGAAATGGGAAAATGGTAAGTTATACTTTGGTAGAATGTGGAATGCTTTTGCAAAGGCAGGCAACATGCGAAAAGGAGATACAATTGCGTTTCAGAAGACCGAGAAAGCGCAGAAGTATATGATTTGCATCTTTGAGAGAGATCTGTGTAGCAAATGTAATTACGCAGGTAAGTTCAGTCATAGTGGCATTTGTTTGTTGAAATGTGTAATGtactaattaaaaattcatGTTACTCCAAGGTCTGGGACAGAAGAGTGGAATCATGGACTGGTTGAAAATTGCCAATTTTGAATTCATCTCGACCGGAGAAATGGTTTGCACGATTTCAAACTCCTATTACATATTCACTTCTGCAGATATCTTACAATTGTGTTATGAATGTAATAGGAAATCCCAAGAGTTTTCAGAGATAGTCCGGGAGTTAGTATTCCAGAGAAAATGAATTTGATCTTGCGGGATGGAGAGACGGTTGTTGTCAAATACAGTCCAGAAAGGAAAATGTTGTATGGGATGAGGAATCTCATCCATCAGTATCCAATCAAACCAACAGATGTGATGATTTTCACATTCATCAATCATTGCTTATTTGTACTGTCTCTCTTTAAGTTCTCTGGAATGGAGTCAAAGTATATTGTGCAAGAGAGTGTTGGCGCTGAAGatgtgaataaaaaaattggtgaAGATATAATCGTCGTGTCTGATGATTGTGATGAAGGTAACTCTgtatttttttagataaaaatgtGGTGGTTTTGATTTGGTATGCCTTTTGCCTAGTATCATAATCGTGTGCTCATAACTTTCATAGATGTGGAGGATGTTGTATTAGCCGATGATCCAGATGTGGCAGGTATATTTGATATCTATTAGTTTGCTGCATCTATTTGTTATTCAAATGTCGGTAAAATGAACAATTGGTTCATTGAATTGAAGATAATGCTGAAGTTGATGCAGCAAAAGTTGTTGCAGAGCCTATAAGTTCCAGGGTTACATTAAGGGCTTCACATGTGGATAAAAGGCAGCACGGAGTGGTGAGTATGGTTTAATGTTagatatttagatttttgaggATGAGCATAATTTTTTACGGTTTTCTGTGAACATGCAGTATTTGTCACCATCGATATACTCTACCTATAAGAGCTGGACTGGTTTGATAAATGTAAGGCTAATCTTTGGAGCAAGAATTTCATTTGTGTCCATACTACGCTCTGGCAAGGTGTGCAGATTTGGGAAGGGTTGGTCTGAATTCACTATGGCAAACGAACTTGCAGAAGGCCAAGTACTTCAGCTGGACTACATCGATGATTTTACTTTTCAAGTTGAAGTTgtttaataatttgaaaatgtTGTTTACATTAGTGTTTTGAAGACTTGGCAACTGGGCTTGTTTTATGCAACCGTATTATCTCTGTTTCATCCTTTTGGTTCTGCTTAAGTATGTAACTCTTAATATATGTTGAAAcatttgatatattaatatttatgaacCTTAATGTAGTATATCATCTGCAGTACTTGTCTTGACTTGATATATCTGTGTTGTGAAATATTGTATTTGGTTGGTTTGGTTTCCATAAATTCTAACATGCCGTTCCGTAATAGGATTTATAAATGATGCTTTTAGTATGAAAAAAAGGTATGCGCATACACTAAGATTAAAACTGTGAAGgtgtaaaaataaagaaaactcTTGCTTCAAATGtctattcatatattattaaataatgggATGCAGAACGATGAAAGTTTAGAACATAACAAAATCAAAAAGGATATCAGTTAGAAACTAAAAACTCTCTAACACTTTGGTAAAGCATAGAAGACTTCCTTGTAAACCACATTCTGTGTAACGTTAGTAGGAGAACCACTATCATCAtcgataaaaaaatttaacccTTGAGGAGAGGTCACTCTACCAATTGCAACATAGAATTGGCCATGGGTAAAAACAGCCTTTGGAAGAAAGAGGCCGACCTTTTCAAGTGACTGACCTTGAGCTTTGTTTATGGTCATTGCATAGCAGATGCAAAGGCAACTGCTTCCTAATAAGCTTGTATGGCATGCGAGTATCACTTAGGCATAATTCCATCCATGGGATAAAATGGCGTGTGCCAATAAAGCTACCACATATAACTTCACATTCAACACAGAATTTTAAGCACTTTGTGATGATCATTCTGGTCCCGTTGCATAAGCCACATATAACTCCGGAAGAGGCAGTTTGCCATCTCCTGCATCTAAAACCCACTGCGCGAACTTAGTGAGTTCGTCAATTTCCTCTTGAGATTGGCCTTGGTTGAGTCGCATGGTCTTGATGAGCAAGAAAACTGTGCAGATAGACCAAAGTTGAGATCTAGTAATGCAGGATGAAACAATTTGACCTCTATCTCCTTGGGTTATCACAGGTAgaatctgcttgaaatctcctCCCAGCACAACAGTAATACCTCCAAATGGCAATGTTGCACGAACAGGGTCAACAGCTTTCATAATGTCCTTGAGTGACCGATCCAAACATTCAAACGCATACCTGTGCTGCATAGGTGCCTCATCCCAAATAATGAGCTTGGTTTGTCGAATGAGTTCAGCAATATCCAAATTGTGTCCTATATTGCAAAGCGAGTAATCGTCAAGAACAATGGGAATTTTGAATCGAGAATGTGCAGTCCGTCCACCAGGCATAAGTGTTGCAGCTATCCTAGATGACGCTACAGGAAGTACAATCTCACCTTCAGATCGTAGCCTGGCTATTAGCGTACGCCACAGGAAATTTTTCCCGCATCCACCACTACCATACACAAAAAATAAGTCACCTTGCTTAGCTTTGACAGAATCCAAAACCTTATTGTACACGTGAATTTGCTCTTCGCTGCACTTTGATAAGAGACTGTCATGTTCTACTTTCATTTCATGTAGGTTGTAGTTAGTTTCTTCAATAATAAGATTATTTGTGCCGTGGTGGAGGTAAGTCAATGGAGGTTGTGGGAGTTCCGTGTAATTCTTCAAGCTTTTACCAATAGCGCGGAGCAAGTCATCAATTTCTGCACATGGAATTGGATAATATGTTTAAATACATATGATAGTTTGCAATTCAGAAACCAAAGCATAACAATGGGGTAGACAAATTAGTGATAAAAATAACAAATGTTGCTGTGTGAACATTTAAccttgaaaggatatcttcgatattgatttattttggtatttattaaataaacgtaaaatttaaatcacctagatcctcccaataggacatttaatttaaatgattatttctAGGTGAAAGGTTAATTTTAGCAAGTGATTTGAAAAATGATTTTCGTGTCaaaaatttttaagattttctgtGCAATATCCATGCTGAGGAATATCGCCATTCTACGATTTTCTCTCTCTTACTATTGCAAAATCAAATTGACATGAAGATGGGAAAAAGGATTTTCACATGTTGAAATTCTTTAAAAGcttcatgtaacattattttcaaaatctagtatttaaagtgatttattccctattttatcaatttcttaTTTTAAGGGATAAATTGACTTTAAttactcaaaaataaatctttctctccaaaaataattttctatccaaaagaaagatttactctctcatatcattaatatttggccttacaaatattaatatccgtTTTTGCAACCTTGTGAAATATTTTCTCTTCGGTCTCTCAAATTACCTATTTTtcagagaaaaatattttaatacttagaatgctttccaaaattatcaaaatcatgatttatcatgaatcttaatattctaagtattttggtttcaaaaattagtcaagggtctactcgttttgaccaaatactaatttttcaggttttcatatatttccttatttatcaaaggaaattattttaaatactcaaatatacttcccaacactccaaactattttatctttgagggaatatatttatagtatttattcaagtcaaAAGCTTTGTCTAATTCCTTTTACAAATTGTCAAAAGAATTTTCGTATTTTATCGTATCTCGAAAagcggtttttatcgttttaattccggataaaatacttctacttgctagaatgacttgaaactttggggatgtcatttttatatgtataggcatgttaggtaaaagtttcgtaatttttcgaGAACTTTCGTTTCGTAGCGTTTTTCTGTCTGTCGTCTCGAACTTCGAGTGAGCATTTGACCAAGCTAGAGttgaccaaaaatcaccaaacttcacagaattttattttccaatatttggagatttatcatatttttggttgaatttattGGAGACTTTCGGAAATTCGTCATATTTATTAAACGATACGTGATACGCATTTATTCGCTAAAACCGAAGCGTTTCtattgtttaatattaattCAAATCTGATGAGAATAGTGGCACATGCTTGAATTCTCCACCAACCAACAAACTTGGCTCACAATTGACcacatctctctcaatctcaccATACACTTACATTTAATCCTAACCCTCCATTCTACCTAACCCCTCCTATAAAtaaacccccacccccacccattTTTCTCAAGCTAAAAGCCAtagaagtgctgagattttttgaagtatacactctctctttcatctacaaacactctctacaaatacttcttctctaaaacctccattcttatatatatatatatatatatacacaaggttttagttatacaaGCTTTTGTTCATCCAACCAAGCTTTGTCTCACCACTTTAGCTCTTTAACCACTACCATCttgcctcccgaagggctgcccaaattcgtcCGT
Coding sequences:
- the LOC108203291 gene encoding uncharacterized protein LOC108203291; amino-acid sequence: MSYWEDLEIDDLLRAIGKSLKNYTELPQPPLTYLHHGTNNLIIEETNYNLHEMKVEHDSLLSKCSEEQIHVYNKVLDSVKAKQGDLFFVYGSGGCGKNFLWRTLIARLRSEGEIVLPVASSRIAATLMPGGRTAHSRFKIPIVLDDYSLCNIGHNLDIAELIRQTKLIIWDEAPMQHRYAFECLDRSLKDIMKAVDPVRATLPFGGITVVLGGDFKQILPVITQGDRGQIVSSCITRSQLWSICTVFLLIKTMRLNQGQSQEEIDELTKFAQWVLDAGDGKLPLPELYVAYATGPE